The genomic interval CGCTCTTTCAGGGTCGCATCTTCGAGGAACTCGGCCTCTCCTGCGACCCGTAGCATCGTTCCCGTAGCATCGGCGGGCGCATAGAAGCAGAGCTCGATCTTCGGGTTCTTCGTAAGCTGCTGCCAGATCTTTTTCAGAGTTCCGGTATGATAGTAAAACCCGCTCTCATTGGCAAACCACATCGCAAACGCCCGGACCCTGGGCTGGTCGCCGTCTATGG from Methanofollis sp. carries:
- a CDS encoding pyridoxamine 5'-phosphate oxidase family protein, encoding IDGDQPRVRAFAMWFANESGFYYHTGTLKKIWQQLTKNPKIELCFYAPADATGTMLRVAGEAEFLEDATLKERLVKERPWLLQIGISGADDPTLAVFRVAHGEASLWTMEYNMREAEAPRVIF